GGCAGGATATTTTCAAGGTCATGTGCGCATTCAAGGCAACTTACACGTCACTGGAACGATAACAACTTCTGACGAAAGTCTCAAAACAGACGTGCAAGAGATTACGGATCCCATGGAAATAATTCGGCAATTACGTCCGACTACTTACCAGTTCTTGACCGACCAAAATCCTTACCTAAACCTGCCAACTGGGTTGCAACGTGGTTTTATTGCACAAGAGGTAGAGAATGTCTTGCCAGATGTTGTGCATGACGTACATATCACTCCTGTGTTGGACATAGAGACGAATGAAGTTTTAGCAGAAGAAAGGGTAATTAAAGGTATTAATTACACATCTATCATACCCGTAGTCGTGGCTGCAATGCAGGAGCAAGATACCAGGATCGCCGAACAAGATGCTCAACTTGCCGATGCTCAAGCCACCAATGATGCATTGAATGATCAATTGCAACAGGTCATGGATCGGTTGGATGCAATGGAGCAGAGTGTTTCAAATTGCTGCGCAGACCGTGGGGCATTGCAGAATGGTGGTGTAGAGATCGATGAAAAATCGTTGAACTCAAATGACCGTTACCTCCGCATTGCGCCTAATCCATTCGAAACACAAACTACAGTCTACTACCAGCTGGAACAAGGTGGTCGTATGCAACTCATGGTCAACAGCGCCAATGGAAAAGAGTTACGCCAATTACATGAAGCCAATTTGGAACAAGGCAATTACCAGTACGAGTGGAACACCGGTGATCTAGCGCCAGGTGTATACTACGTAACGTTATTGATGGATGGTAAGCCTGTGACCGAACGTGCGGTGAAGATCAATTAAAATATACTGCTCAGGTAACGAACGGCCCGGAGCATATCGCTTCGGGCCGTTCGTTATTAGTGGGTCAGTGGCAACAACATGGCTTAACTTTCTATTCACCCTTCACTCATCACCATTCACCATATATAGCCCCCACCGCGAAGGTCGTTCACCCCAACTGTACCACTGCAACAATTGTTCATTCAAAGCGGTTTCCGTGGTCGTGATCAGTTCAAGATCCACGTTGGCGTTTTCGTTGATCAACGCAGCGTCAGCTTCGTGTGCCACAACGTATTTCGTTACATGAAAGGTCGTATCGATCCGTGAGCGATCGAACGAAGTTTGTACTAACCCGTCCGGTAAGTAGAAGTGGGGGAGTCGAACGCGCCACGAGTCGATACCGCCAATGATGTAGGTGATCTCTGTTTCCGGTCCCGGCTTGAGTTCGTGTAACTTCTTGGCCAATGCCACACGCCCATTTCCTGCCGGGCTGCTGCCAACAACAAACAACGCCATCAAGTTAAATAGGACCAGCACTCCAAGTCCTGCTATACCGATCACGCGCACGGATCTGTTCTCGAAAATGCTGCTCCATTCGCGGTAGCCAGCAATCAGGATCCACGGTACACAAAATGCCAACGGGTACAGGAACCGCAACTCTTTGTGAGGGATGAAGGTGTGTACTACAACGAACGGAACAATGATCCAGACCAACAGATGCCGCGGGTGTTTGAATGCGAGTTTGAGAAATGCTAAAAGGATGCAGATCCCGATGGGCGGTACGCAGTATTTCACGATCCAGGGCGCGTAGTAATACCACGGCAACGTGTCGAATACATGTCCGGGATCACCTTGCACTGCCATGGAAAAATAACGCCATGCGCTGCATGTTGGGATTCCGTAGAACAGGGAGTCGATCCCGATCGTGAGAAGCATCAGAGCAAGCGCAGCTCCCGTAAATTCCAAGAAGATGCTGCGCGGTTCGTTCTGTACCCGCCACAACCAACCCACAAAGCCCAATACCGCAAACACCATCGGCACGCGCACCCAGATGGAGAGCGCCATCAATAATCCAGCATGCACGGCCCACCAGCGGCTGCGGTCGGTTCTTAATGCAGCGGTGAGGCCCATCATGAACAGCAGCCCCGACCATGTTTCGGAACTGAAACGGACCATTAGGAATGGCAAGAACCACAAGAAGTATGAGAGCAGAATGAATCCCTTTTGAAGAACATCCGGTACACTCGGCAGAACCGCGCGTATAAAACCCGTTATCGCTAATAGCGCGATCAACGCCGTTAACACCCGAAGCAAGAATGCCTTGGTGAATGGACTGGAAACTCCAAGCACATCCGCAGTAGAAAAGATACCCATTGCGACCCACGGCAGACCCGTTGCACGGATCCTCGCTTCATACTCCCACGCACGTTCATGCTCCGGTAGGTCGCCCATCCGGTACTCCGCAAACCCGATCACCTGATGATGCTCGTCCTCACCGTGATACCCTACACTGAACCACGCCGTGATCAGATAGAGCACCAACGCCCCCAGAAAAACCCAACGATGGAAATAGGTGTTGATGGCTTTGTGGTATTGAGTAAGATGGTACAGGGTAACTGGTACAGGGTATTGAGTACCCTATACCCTGTACTCAATACCCTATACCAACTATGCTTTCTGCATTCCCTCATTCAGCGCAGCCATGAACAGCTCACTGGTAAGGTAATGTTCAGGCTTAACGGCATCGCCATGGATACATACCGCAAGATCCTTGGTCATTTTGCCGGATTCCACGGTCCTGATGCAAACGGATTCCAACTTGTTCGCGAAGTCGATCAGCTCTTGGTTGCCATCCAACTTGCCACGGAACGCCAAGCCACGGGTCCAAGCGAAAATGCTCGCAATGGGATTGGTGCTTGTTGGCTTGCCTTGCTGGTGCTGGCGGTAGTGTCGGGTAACCGTGCCGTGCGCTGCTTCAGCCTCCATGGTCTTGCCATCGGGTGTCATCAGTACGCTGGTCATAAGCCCTAACGATCCGAAGCCTTGCGCAACGGTATCACTTTGCACATCGCCGTCGTAGTTCTTGCACGCCCAAATGAAGCCACCGCTCCATTTCATTGCGGAAGCTACCATGTCATCGATCAAACGGTGTTCATAGGTAATGCTTGCTTTGGCAAAATCGGTTTTGTAATTTTTCTGGTAGATGTCTTCGAAGATGTCCTTGAACCTTCCGTCGTATTTCTTAAGGATGGTGTTCTTGGTGCTCAAGTAAAGGGGCCATTTCTTGGCCAACGCCAGGTTGAAGCAGCTATGCGCAAATCCTTCGATGCTCTCGTCGGTATTGTACATGCTCAAGGCAACACCGCTACCTTGGAATTGATACACTTCCCAGTTCTGGGGCGTGCTACCATCTTCCGGAGTAAAGGTCATAGTGAGCTTGCCTTTGCCTTTGATCACGGCATCCGTAGCGCGGTACTGGTCACCGAATGCATGGCGACCAATGACGATCGGCTTGGTCCAGCCCGGTACCAAACGCGGAATATTGCTGATCACGATCGGCTCACGGAAAACGGTTCCACCCAAGATGTTGCGGATGGTCCCGTTCGGGCTACGCCACATCTGTTTCAATCCGAATTCGGTCACACGTTCTTCATCCGGAGTAATGGTCGCGCACTTGATCCCAACGTTGTGTTTCTTGATCGCATTGGCGGCATCGATGGTCACTTGATCCTCTGTTGCATCCCGGTTCTCAATGCTCAGATCGTAGTATTCGATAGGTACATCCACATAAGGAAGGATCAGTTGATCTTTGATCCACTTCCAAATGATCCGCGTCATTTCATCACCATCCAATTCCACTACGGGGTTGTTCACCTTGATCTTCGACATGCTACTACGTTCTATGTTTTCTCCTGTATTTGGGCCGCGAAGGTAAGTGGTGAGGGTGGATCGGGCGGCATGGTAAGATCACGTGGATCCATAGCGTGTTGGACAGGTTATTTCCCTTGCACACCGTTCACGAATTTCCCCTTTTCGTAATAGTCCCGATAGATCACGTTTCCCACTTTATCGTAATAAACGAATTCTCCTTCCGCATAGCCCATGTTATAATGTCCGGTGTATCCTTGCAGACCATTGTTCCATAGCACCGTGAACTCTCCATGCGGTCTACCGTTGATGCAAGTGGTCGAGTACTGGCCT
The nucleotide sequence above comes from Flavobacteriales bacterium. Encoded proteins:
- a CDS encoding isocitrate dehydrogenase (NADP(+)), which gives rise to MSKIKVNNPVVELDGDEMTRIIWKWIKDQLILPYVDVPIEYYDLSIENRDATEDQVTIDAANAIKKHNVGIKCATITPDEERVTEFGLKQMWRSPNGTIRNILGGTVFREPIVISNIPRLVPGWTKPIVIGRHAFGDQYRATDAVIKGKGKLTMTFTPEDGSTPQNWEVYQFQGSGVALSMYNTDESIEGFAHSCFNLALAKKWPLYLSTKNTILKKYDGRFKDIFEDIYQKNYKTDFAKASITYEHRLIDDMVASAMKWSGGFIWACKNYDGDVQSDTVAQGFGSLGLMTSVLMTPDGKTMEAEAAHGTVTRHYRQHQQGKPTSTNPIASIFAWTRGLAFRGKLDGNQELIDFANKLESVCIRTVESGKMTKDLAVCIHGDAVKPEHYLTSELFMAALNEGMQKA